A portion of the Lolium rigidum isolate FL_2022 chromosome 1, APGP_CSIRO_Lrig_0.1, whole genome shotgun sequence genome contains these proteins:
- the LOC124653438 gene encoding pentatricopeptide repeat-containing protein At4g19440, chloroplastic-like, with protein MKRPPPLLRRRRHLSSSSSGAAAAAEIVGALTGAPSRETWRNLDCLLRRLGDRGLASALSSLPSPLPAASALRLLHHLISNSPASASASASTSSTHEHDLLSPRVSALLLPSLVADRSTFPSARRLIKRLIHLHSLHTAAAAVSDASSTPSSDLLINTCLTSPAPGSLRRAADAFHMLSSRGASPSIRTCNTLLEALACAGQVDAACKVFDEMRNCQNVTLDGYSYTSMVKALCREGKVDEGFKILAELVHAGLHQCAGAVPYNVLMDALCKSGRVDEAFRLMERMEESKVTPSVITFGILINGLARSERFGEVGALLQKMEASGIIPNEIIYNQLIGWHCRKGHFSEAIRLSDEMVSKKLKSTAVTYNLIARALCKEGDMERAEQILEQMLSTRMEIHFGLFNSVVAGLLQRTGKLDSVVRLISEMITRGVRPNDALLTACMGQLCRGGRHQEAVRIWLKMLEKGLCVNIATSNALIHGLCERKDMKAAAEVLRTMVNKGVKLDRITYNIMILGCCKDDKIEEAVKLRDDMIRRRLMPDIFTFNTILHGYCNLGKMEEAIQLLDQMKVEGLQPDVVSYGTIIDGYCKAKDIQKANEYLADLMSCGLKPNVVIYNALIGGYGINGNISGAVDVLHTMKSNGIQPTHVTYCSLMHWMCHAGLVDEAKTVFEQCRENSIELGVIGYTIMIHGFCKIGKMDEAVTYFEKMQSRGIPPNKLTYTTLMYAYCKSGYNEEASKLFDEMVYSGIVPDNVSYNTLVAEFSQSASLDKAVELPAISSVLTQSMYNVLVNSITTPRCQKEAASSE; from the coding sequence ATGAAACGACCACCTCccctccttcgccgccgccggcatctctcgtcgtcctcttccggcGCGGCCGCCGCAGCCGAGATTGTGGGCGCACTCACTGGTGCCCCCTCCCGTGAAACTTGGCGGAACCTCGATTGCCTACTCCGCCGCCTTGGCGACCGCGGCCTCGCATCCGCCCTCTCGTCCCTTCCCTCCCCTCTCCCGGCGGCGTCCGCCCTCCGCCTCCTTCACCACCTAATCTCCAATtcccccgcctccgcctccgcctctgcctccacctcctccacgcaCGAGCACGACCTCCTGTCCCCGCGCGTCTCGGCGCTCCTGCTCCCCTCCCTCGTCGCCGATCGCTCCACATTCCCCTCTGCTCGCCGCCTAATCAAACGCCTCATACACCTCCACTCACTCCACACCGCTGCAGCGGCTGTCTCGGACGCCTCCTCCACCCCCTCTTCGGACTTGCTCATCAATACCTGCCTCACCTCCCCCGCACCTGGCTCCCTCAGGCGCGCTGCCGACGCCTTCCACATGCTTTCATCGCGGGGCGCCTCGCCCTCCATCAGGACCTGCAATACACTCCTTGAAGCTCTTGCATGCGCTGGCCAGGTTGacgctgcctgcaaggtgttcgatgaaatgcgtaATTGTCAGAACGTCACTCTGGATGGTTACTCGTATACCTCTATGGTCAAGGCCCTCTGCAGGGAGGGGAAAGTGGATGAAGGTTTCAAGATTCTTGCGGAGCTAGTGCATGCTGGGCTACATCAATGTGCTGGTGCAGTGCCGTACAATGTGCTGATggatgcactttgcaagagtgggAGAGTGGACGAGGCCTTCCGGCTGATGGAGAGGATGGAAGAGAGCAAGGTGACTCCGAGCGTCATCACGTTTGGCATTCTGATCAATGGCCTTGCAAGGAGTGAGCGTTTTGGGGAggttggtgcgttgttgcagaagatggaaGCGTCAGGGATCATCCCAAATGAGATTATTTACAATCAGCTTATTGGTTGGCATTGTAGGAAGGGGCATTTCTCAGAAGCAATCAGGCTGTCCGATGAAATGGTCTCCAAGAAGTTAAAGTCAACAGCCGTCACTTACAACTTGATTGCTAGAGCTCTATGCAAGGAAGGTGATATGGAGCGTGCTGAGCAGATATTGGAGCAAATGTTGTCGACTAGGATGGAAATTCATTTTGGTTTGTTTAATTCGGTGGTTGCGGGGCTTCTCCAAAGGACTGGAAAATTGGATTCTGTAGTAAGGCTTATAAGCGAAATGATTACAAGAGGTGTGAGACCAAATGATGCTCTGCTGACAGCTTGTATGGGGCAGCTTTGCAGGGGTGGGAGACACCAAGAAGCAGTTAGAATATGGTTGAAGATGTTAGAGAAAGGTTTATGTGTCAACATTGCTACTTCCAATGCATTGATTCATGGGCTTTGTGAGAGGAAAGACATGAAAGCGGCTGCTGAGGTTCTAAGGACCATGGTTAATAAGGGAGTTAAATTGGATAGAATCACATATAACATAATGATTCTAGGTTGCTGCAAAGACGATAAAATAGAGGAAGCAGTTAAACTCCGTGATGACATGATCAGAAGACGGCTTATGCCTGATATTTTCACGTTTAATACTATATTACATGGTTATTGCAATTTGGGTAAAATGGAAGAGGCCATTCAGCTGTTGGATCAGATGAAAGTTGAGGGCCTTCAGCCGGATGTAGTGTCATATGGCACTATAATAGATGGTTATTGTAAAGCAAAGGATATTCAGAAAGCGAATGAATATTTGGCTGACTTGATGTCCTGTGGATTGAAACCAAATGTAGTCATCTATAATGCACTTATTGGTGGTTATGGTATAAATGGTAACATTTCTGGTGCAGTTGATGTCCTTCACACTATGAAGTCTAATGGCATACAACCAACTCATGTAACATACTGCAGTCTTATGCACTGGATGTGCCATGCCGGTCTTGTTGATGAGGCGAAGACCGTGTTTGAACAATGCAGGGAAAACAGCATTGAGTTGGGAGTAATTGGCTACACAATTATGATCCATGGTTTCTGCAAAATAGGAAAAATGGATGAAGCCGTGACTTACTTTGAGAAAATGCAGTCCAGGGGTATACCTCCAAATAAGCTTACTTACACCACTCTGATGTATGCCTACTGTAAATCTGGTTACAATGAAGAAGCCTCTAAGCTTTTTGACGAGATGGTATACTCAGGAATTGTTCCTGATAATGTTTCGTACAATACACTAGTTGCAGAGTTTTCGCAATCGGCTTCATTAGATAAGGCTGTAGAACTGCCTGCAATATCAAGTGTTTTGACACAAAGTATGTACAATGTATTAGTTAATAGTATAACCACACCTCGGTGCCAGAAAGAAGCTGCTTCTAGTGAATGA
- the LOC124685164 gene encoding protein RER1A-like, protein MRGTKHGHNRHSAGAWRSVGERDPNPSPSDAMMDPSSTAPAPAPAATTGNGDGGGPAAAVSAAVTTASRRFQHLLDRSTPHVGRRWLGLGAVVVVYALRAWFVGGYYIVTYALGIYLLNLLIAFLSPQVDPEVAEVLGGEPSLPTRASDEFRPFVRRLPEFKFWYSIVKAFCIAFVMTFFSIFNVPVFWPILLFYWVVLFTVTMKRQILHMLKYRYVPFTFGKQRYNGKRAASADDLTLPKD, encoded by the exons ATGCGTGGTACCAAACACGGCCATAATCGCCACTCGGCTGGAGCCTGGAGGAGCGTTGGCGAGCGAGATCCCAATCCCAGTCCGTCCGACGCAATGATGGACCCCTCCTccaccgcccccgcccccgccccggcTGCTACCACCGGCAACGGTGACGGCGGCGGGCCTGCCGCCGCCGTATCGGCGGCGGTCACCACGGCATCCCGGCGGTTCCAGCACCTGCTGGACCGGTCCACTCCGCACGTGGGCCGGCGGTGGCTGGGCCtcggggcggtggtggtggtgtacGCGCTGCGCGCGTGGTTCGTCGGCGGCTACTACATCGTGACCTATGCGCTCGGTATCTACCTCCTCAACCTCCTCATCGCCTTTCTCTCGCCGCAAGTTGACCCCGAGGTAGCCGAGGTGCTCGGCGGGGAGCCCTCGCTCCCCACCCGCGCTTCGGACGAGTTCCGCCCCTTCGTTCGCCGCCTCCCTGAGTTCAAGTTCTG GTATTCTATTGTTAAAGCATTCTGCATTGCTTTTGTCATGACGTTCTTCAGCATATTTAACGTGCCTGTGTTTTGGCCTATCCTTCTCTTCTATTGGGTGGTGTTGTTTACGGTCACAATGAAGCGTCAGATTCTTCATATGTTAAAATACAGATATGTTCCATTCACCTTCGGGAAACAG CGTTATAATGGGAAAAGGGCAGCTTCTGCGGATGATCTCACACTTCCCAAGGATTAA